Proteins encoded within one genomic window of Cellulomonas xiejunii:
- a CDS encoding MDR family MFS transporter, with the protein MTAPAPDVDLGGRSPWSILPPLCLGFFMIMVDTTIVNIAVPTLQAAFDASLVTVGWVNSAYLLTFAVLLLVTGRMGDRFGPRPVFVAGLVVFTVASLACGLAGSVGVLIAARAVQGIGGALMTPQTMAMITRVFPAQKRGAALGIWGSVAGVATITGPVLGGVLVESVGWEWIFYVNIPVGGVALWLALTRLPALPTHARTFDVPGVVLSVVGMSLLVFGLQEGAAYDWGTIVGPITVPLVIGAGAVVSGVFLIWQRHRGEDALLPLRLFVHRNFALANLAGAAVSFAMTGIFFPFTLYLQQVLGLSPLHAALVGLPGSLISGVVAPFAGRLSDRVAGKWVVFTGFVVLAVSIGVLATQVQPDVAVWRLVVPMLGFGVGTGLVFSPLGNLATTGLDQRNAGAGAGAFNTNRQIGGVIGSAVVVAALTSRLATTMPAAAQDAARSLPDAVREPFVEGFRQSAAAGLGAAGGGLDLPADVPPDVVDQVRAAAQSAVEAGFAAAAAQTLAVTVAVLLVGAVCAFAMRGGRPGHEVPGPSKQTAPTVGVAGPPAG; encoded by the coding sequence ATGACCGCACCCGCCCCCGACGTGGACCTGGGCGGCCGGAGCCCGTGGAGCATCCTGCCCCCGCTGTGCCTCGGCTTCTTCATGATCATGGTCGACACGACCATCGTGAACATCGCCGTGCCGACCCTCCAGGCCGCGTTCGACGCGAGCCTCGTGACCGTCGGCTGGGTCAACAGCGCCTACCTGCTCACCTTCGCGGTGCTGCTGCTCGTCACCGGCCGGATGGGTGACCGCTTCGGGCCGCGGCCCGTGTTCGTCGCCGGGCTCGTCGTGTTCACGGTCGCGTCCCTGGCCTGCGGCCTCGCCGGGTCGGTCGGCGTGCTCATCGCCGCCCGCGCCGTGCAGGGGATCGGCGGCGCGCTCATGACGCCGCAGACCATGGCGATGATCACGCGCGTGTTCCCCGCGCAGAAGCGCGGTGCCGCCCTGGGCATCTGGGGATCGGTCGCGGGCGTCGCGACGATCACCGGCCCGGTGCTGGGCGGGGTGCTCGTCGAGAGCGTCGGCTGGGAGTGGATCTTCTACGTCAACATCCCGGTGGGCGGCGTGGCCCTGTGGCTCGCGCTGACGCGGCTGCCCGCGCTGCCGACGCACGCGCGGACCTTCGACGTGCCCGGCGTCGTGCTCTCCGTCGTCGGGATGAGCCTGCTCGTGTTCGGCCTCCAGGAGGGTGCGGCCTACGACTGGGGCACCATCGTCGGCCCGATCACGGTGCCGCTCGTCATCGGTGCGGGCGCCGTCGTCTCCGGCGTGTTCCTGATCTGGCAGCGCCACCGGGGTGAGGACGCGCTGCTGCCGCTGCGGCTGTTCGTGCACCGCAACTTCGCGCTCGCCAACCTCGCCGGTGCGGCCGTGTCCTTCGCGATGACGGGCATCTTCTTCCCGTTCACGCTGTACCTGCAGCAGGTCCTCGGGCTCTCGCCCCTGCACGCGGCGCTCGTCGGCCTGCCCGGGTCGCTGATCTCCGGGGTCGTCGCACCGTTCGCGGGCCGGCTCTCGGACCGCGTCGCCGGCAAGTGGGTCGTCTTCACCGGTTTCGTCGTGCTGGCCGTGTCGATCGGTGTCCTGGCGACGCAGGTCCAGCCCGACGTCGCGGTCTGGCGTCTCGTCGTGCCGATGCTGGGCTTCGGTGTGGGGACCGGGCTGGTGTTCTCGCCGCTCGGCAACCTCGCGACCACCGGTCTCGACCAGCGCAACGCCGGTGCCGGCGCGGGCGCCTTCAACACCAACCGCCAGATCGGCGGGGTCATCGGGTCCGCCGTCGTGGTCGCCGCGCTGACGTCGCGCCTCGCCACCACGATGCCGGCGGCCGCGCAGGACGCGGCACGGTCCCTGCCCGACGCGGTGCGCGAGCCGTTCGTCGAGGGCTTCCGGCAGTCCGCCGCTGCCGGCCTGGGTGCCGCGGGCGGGGGCCTCGACCTGCCCGCCGACGTGCCGCCCGACGTCGTCGACCAGGTGCGTGCGGCCGCGCAGTCCGCCGTCGAGGCCGGGTTCGCCGCAGCCGCGGCGCAGACGCTCGCGGTGACGGTGGCCGTGCTCCTCGTCGGGGCCGTGTGCGCCTTCGCGATGCGGGGCGGCCGGCCGGGGCACGAGGTGCCGGGGCCGTCGAAGCAGACCGCGCCGACGGTCGGGGTGGCAGGCCCGCCGGCAGGCTGA
- a CDS encoding FtsX-like permease family protein yields MTTLATRARATTGDALLVTRRRTRQDAGLLLGTALLLIATLLALLAVPRLLDRTAVTALRTAVVNAGLDGAVTVRAVPQGRGGLAFAAPLEAAGWIDTVAQGLRPAIAVVESVPYTTTIDGTDLSARLSLMDAPGLRSEPVTWPVGEAPELIVFPDPKDPDPPPIPDLEVGLSVPVARALGVDPAAGPVSVELRNRSSVQEVWVTGLYEPVDPSDGRWAIAPDLLQIVPADPADEVAGAFSLYVPPVAASDLARYFGSKQLTGEAIALVDSERLRTEDVPALRRTVVTLMAQDPDVTSTLPDVLDAYEAHAHATTAQASLVLAGIGATAACCLVLAAALLVERRRSHLAGERARGASLASVALRGAVESVPVACAAALLAGAAITLWLPGQRGSTWLPATLVVVAASAPSILAARAAAAAWTGRRVPADRRERARLAGLRGARRLVAEIVTVAVAVLALVSLRGRGLVPDDGAEPDPLLVATPFLLAVAASLLVVRTAPAVVRAAGRWAARSRGLAAPLAVTRAQRGATALLPLVSVTVAVALMVLSGIVVHNVHEGQQVAADRLVGADVRIDGVLSSQSAVAALEQIASADGVTAVATAAQIEERIFGRGGGLTAAVLVVDAPELARVRDAMGLPVDPGLAALAEPSGAQVPALVDADLLARVDAADGVPLQVTKGRVDLDVRGTTSLSIDAGAPPADARATHASRTQDDGVVVVDAAALAARTDNLPSTTRAWVTGPGAEQAVADSGIARLPKVAVTTRDGWYATWSHAPLPRALAILLLAAVGALGVLAVIGLALVVVATSGERGRTLSTLRTLGLDARTARWATLGELAPLVVGGLVGGSAIGLALPVLVGDALGLSWVTAAPGHVPVELTWWPVLVAAGALAVALLVAVLVEQAVRRRERLGEVLRVGAR; encoded by the coding sequence ATGACGACGCTGGCGACACGCGCACGCGCGACGACGGGTGACGCGCTGCTCGTGACGCGCCGCCGCACACGGCAGGACGCGGGCCTGCTGCTGGGCACCGCACTCCTGCTGATCGCGACCCTGCTGGCGCTGCTGGCCGTCCCCCGGCTGCTGGACCGGACTGCCGTCACGGCGCTGCGGACGGCCGTCGTCAACGCCGGGCTCGACGGGGCGGTCACGGTCCGCGCCGTGCCACAGGGCCGCGGCGGCCTCGCGTTCGCCGCACCGCTCGAGGCGGCGGGGTGGATCGACACCGTGGCCCAGGGGCTGCGCCCGGCGATCGCCGTCGTGGAGTCCGTCCCCTACACCACGACCATCGACGGCACGGACCTCTCCGCGCGGCTGTCCCTGATGGACGCGCCCGGCCTGCGTTCGGAGCCCGTGACGTGGCCGGTGGGCGAGGCTCCCGAGCTCATCGTCTTCCCGGATCCGAAGGACCCCGACCCGCCGCCGATCCCCGACCTCGAGGTGGGTCTGAGCGTCCCCGTCGCCCGGGCACTCGGCGTGGATCCCGCTGCGGGCCCGGTGAGCGTGGAGCTGAGGAACCGTAGCTCGGTGCAGGAGGTCTGGGTCACCGGCCTGTACGAACCGGTCGACCCCTCCGACGGTCGTTGGGCGATCGCGCCCGACCTGCTGCAGATCGTGCCGGCAGACCCCGCGGACGAGGTGGCCGGGGCGTTCTCCCTGTACGTGCCTCCTGTGGCCGCCTCGGACCTGGCACGCTACTTCGGGAGCAAGCAGCTCACCGGTGAGGCCATCGCGCTGGTCGACTCCGAACGGCTCCGCACCGAGGACGTTCCCGCCCTGCGTCGCACCGTCGTGACCCTCATGGCGCAGGACCCCGACGTCACGAGCACGCTCCCGGACGTGCTCGACGCCTACGAGGCGCACGCCCACGCGACGACCGCACAGGCGTCGCTCGTGCTGGCGGGCATCGGTGCGACCGCCGCGTGCTGCCTCGTCCTGGCGGCGGCACTGCTCGTCGAGCGTCGTCGCAGCCACCTCGCGGGCGAACGCGCCCGTGGCGCCTCGCTGGCGTCCGTCGCGCTGCGCGGCGCCGTCGAGTCCGTGCCTGTCGCCTGCGCGGCCGCCCTCCTCGCGGGTGCGGCGATCACGCTGTGGCTGCCCGGTCAGCGGGGGTCGACCTGGTTGCCGGCGACTCTCGTCGTCGTGGCCGCGTCCGCGCCCTCGATCCTCGCCGCACGGGCCGCTGCAGCGGCGTGGACCGGTCGTCGCGTCCCGGCGGACCGCAGGGAGCGCGCGCGGCTCGCCGGGCTGCGCGGGGCACGTCGCCTCGTCGCGGAGATCGTCACCGTCGCCGTGGCAGTGCTGGCGCTCGTGTCGCTGCGCGGCCGCGGTCTCGTGCCTGACGACGGTGCGGAGCCGGACCCGCTGCTCGTGGCCACACCCTTCCTGCTGGCCGTCGCCGCGTCCCTCCTGGTGGTCCGCACCGCGCCCGCCGTGGTCCGCGCTGCGGGCAGGTGGGCGGCCCGGTCGCGCGGTCTGGCCGCTCCCCTCGCGGTGACCCGCGCGCAACGGGGTGCGACGGCCCTGCTGCCGCTCGTCAGCGTGACGGTCGCTGTCGCGCTCATGGTCCTCAGCGGCATCGTCGTGCACAACGTGCACGAAGGGCAGCAGGTCGCCGCCGACCGTCTCGTCGGCGCCGACGTCCGTATCGACGGCGTCCTCTCCTCGCAGAGCGCGGTCGCGGCGCTGGAGCAGATCGCCTCGGCGGACGGCGTGACGGCCGTCGCCACAGCTGCACAGATCGAGGAGCGCATCTTCGGGAGGGGCGGCGGTCTCACCGCCGCCGTGCTCGTGGTCGACGCCCCGGAGCTCGCACGGGTCCGTGACGCGATGGGCCTGCCGGTCGATCCGGGCCTGGCTGCCCTGGCCGAGCCGTCCGGCGCGCAGGTCCCCGCCCTGGTCGACGCAGACCTCCTCGCGCGCGTCGACGCCGCGGACGGCGTCCCGCTCCAGGTCACCAAAGGACGCGTGGACCTCGACGTGCGGGGCACCACGTCGCTGTCCATCGACGCGGGCGCACCACCGGCGGATGCCCGCGCGACGCACGCCTCCCGCACGCAGGACGACGGCGTGGTCGTCGTCGACGCGGCTGCCCTCGCCGCCCGGACCGACAACCTGCCGTCGACGACGCGCGCCTGGGTCACCGGCCCCGGGGCGGAGCAGGCAGTCGCCGACTCCGGGATCGCGCGCCTGCCGAAGGTGGCGGTGACGACACGCGACGGCTGGTACGCGACCTGGTCCCACGCGCCGCTGCCCCGCGCGCTGGCCATCCTGCTGCTCGCTGCAGTCGGTGCGCTGGGCGTGCTCGCCGTGATCGGGCTGGCACTGGTGGTCGTCGCGACGTCGGGCGAGCGCGGGCGCACGCTGTCCACGTTGCGCACGCTGGGGCTCGACGCACGCACGGCGCGGTGGGCGACCCTCGGCGAGCTCGCCCCGCTGGTGGTCGGCGGTCTGGTCGGCGGCAGCGCCATCGGTCTCGCGCTGCCCGTGCTCGTGGGGGACGCACTCGGGCTGTCCTGGGTGACGGCCGCCCCCGGGCACGTGCCGGTCGAGCTCACGTGGTGGCCCGTGCTGGTGGCCGCCGGGGCGCTCGCCGTCGCGCTGCTGGTGGCGGTCCTGGTCGAGCAGGCGGTCCGGCGCCGGGAACGGCTCGGGGAGGTCCTGCGGGTGGGCGCGCGCTGA
- a CDS encoding FtsX-like permease family protein has product MRWRPRLFRGRLRDQAAVVLVVAVVAVAATTLVGVLAGLLNVAETRAVPEALDRLDPAQVRIQSTLWVGGEDVGPVLEDARAGIAEITGDVPTTDETWLIGAIHALPTAPGARQPELTYLASLPHDAATLLTGRWPDRAVDDDGRVEVNVPAVAAEARGWEVGATIDARDWDSTEYRTWVVVGTHEAARPLGAWSRDRLSGRGIEPEYNIPGRAGMAATTAWGPLVVDPAALAGPEKVDTAYLLTYPQLAGASDAAVAELRAEVPDGSETLAAALGDVGGRLVTDIGATIDATWRELVVTRAAVITIGLLLATLAAAVMLLTARLLAERRAVESELLAARGASPRQLRSLVVLEALALAGVTWLVAPWLAGLALDLASRSGLLADAGYAMDPGVPDGALLACAAMAGVLAVTLCAPAWHTVGSTTGTAHAGILRVGGDVALLALGGLAMWQLVVYGSPLTGGVDGPRIDPVLVAGPALVTLAAATVALRAVAPVARAGERLAGRARSFVVPLAAWQVARRSSVATGTVLVVTIAVAAGTFATGFAATWRTSQVEQVNLAMGTDLRADEITDPALTASVTFGEATAAHDDAHGQPVVNRPISLGARGNAAGVSARLVAVDASRPQDLRGHGEVPWGAVVDELGESAPALDAGTPLPPDSQWLVVDGTVDTLEGTTGKALVGVTVEDERGVLNQLGPRSTLLGEPFSLVYEVPPAGSGTLRVVAVDTLVSVEEHAFDESAQQSIASGVMLAPAELSITGVRTVARSEGIRSASQAKNAPSTPVAVDVDGWSAGLHQEGRILQAEVESTMSPTTGSLDLRSKMEVYPWASAPARLVARAWPAPGPVPVVASHALRDRLDGTGRALTMSINGVNVHARVVRYVDHVPGAPRGIAILADHTTLTRAVLESGGSPGMVDAWWVAAPAATSATVAAGLSDVDAVVRTRAGEQDKALTGPISVAVPVALSLVGFSAALLVLIGAGSVAAASVRARRLELARLQAIGASRPGLVGGLLAESTVLIVVGALAGVLAGYGLAAVVAPLLTMSPDGRTPAPEPWLVWAWGDQALQTFAVAAGASAVVAAMVVAGVRRTSGAALRMGDDR; this is encoded by the coding sequence ATGCGCTGGCGTCCACGGCTCTTCCGCGGCCGACTGCGGGACCAGGCAGCCGTCGTTCTCGTCGTGGCGGTCGTCGCCGTCGCCGCGACGACGCTCGTCGGCGTGCTCGCCGGGCTGCTGAACGTCGCGGAGACCCGCGCGGTGCCGGAGGCCCTCGACCGGCTGGACCCCGCGCAGGTGCGCATCCAGTCGACCCTGTGGGTCGGTGGCGAGGACGTGGGGCCGGTGCTCGAGGACGCGCGGGCCGGGATCGCCGAGATCACCGGTGACGTGCCCACCACCGACGAGACGTGGCTGATCGGCGCCATCCACGCGCTGCCGACCGCCCCCGGAGCGAGGCAACCCGAGCTGACGTACCTCGCGTCGCTCCCGCACGACGCCGCGACCCTCCTCACGGGCAGGTGGCCGGACCGAGCCGTCGACGACGACGGCCGGGTCGAGGTCAACGTGCCCGCCGTCGCGGCCGAGGCACGCGGGTGGGAGGTCGGCGCGACCATCGACGCGCGCGACTGGGACTCGACCGAGTACCGCACGTGGGTCGTCGTCGGGACGCACGAGGCGGCCCGCCCGCTCGGTGCCTGGTCGCGGGACAGGTTGTCGGGCCGCGGGATCGAGCCGGAGTACAACATCCCCGGCCGCGCCGGCATGGCCGCGACCACAGCATGGGGTCCGCTGGTCGTGGACCCTGCGGCGCTCGCCGGTCCCGAGAAGGTCGACACCGCGTACCTGCTCACCTACCCGCAGCTCGCCGGCGCCTCGGACGCGGCGGTCGCCGAGCTGCGGGCCGAGGTGCCCGACGGCAGCGAGACGCTCGCCGCGGCACTCGGGGACGTCGGGGGACGGCTCGTCACGGACATCGGTGCGACGATCGACGCCACCTGGCGCGAGCTCGTCGTCACACGCGCGGCCGTCATCACGATCGGGCTGCTCCTGGCGACCCTCGCCGCTGCCGTCATGCTCCTGACGGCCCGGCTCCTGGCCGAGCGACGCGCCGTCGAGAGCGAGCTGCTCGCCGCACGCGGGGCATCGCCACGACAGCTCCGTTCCCTGGTGGTGCTCGAGGCGCTCGCGCTCGCAGGCGTCACCTGGTTGGTCGCGCCGTGGCTCGCGGGCCTCGCGCTCGACCTCGCGAGCCGCTCGGGCCTGCTGGCCGACGCGGGCTACGCGATGGATCCGGGCGTGCCCGACGGCGCACTGCTCGCCTGCGCCGCCATGGCCGGCGTGCTCGCCGTGACGCTCTGCGCCCCCGCGTGGCACACCGTGGGGTCGACGACCGGGACCGCGCACGCCGGGATCCTGCGCGTGGGTGGCGACGTCGCACTGCTGGCACTCGGCGGGCTCGCGATGTGGCAGCTCGTGGTGTACGGCTCGCCCCTGACGGGCGGCGTGGACGGGCCCCGCATCGACCCGGTGCTCGTGGCGGGCCCGGCGCTCGTCACGCTCGCTGCGGCGACGGTCGCGCTGCGCGCCGTCGCCCCCGTCGCACGCGCCGGTGAGCGGCTGGCAGGGCGCGCACGATCGTTCGTCGTCCCGCTCGCGGCGTGGCAGGTCGCACGGCGCTCGTCGGTCGCCACCGGCACCGTCCTGGTCGTCACGATCGCGGTGGCGGCGGGCACGTTCGCCACCGGGTTCGCCGCGACCTGGCGCACGTCACAGGTGGAGCAGGTGAACCTCGCGATGGGCACCGATCTGCGGGCGGACGAGATCACCGATCCCGCGCTCACGGCCTCGGTGACGTTCGGCGAGGCGACGGCCGCCCACGACGACGCGCACGGTCAACCCGTCGTGAACCGTCCCATCTCGCTCGGCGCCCGGGGCAACGCCGCCGGGGTTTCCGCACGGCTCGTCGCGGTCGACGCGTCACGGCCGCAGGACCTGCGCGGCCACGGCGAGGTGCCGTGGGGCGCGGTGGTCGACGAGCTCGGGGAGTCGGCGCCCGCGCTCGACGCCGGCACCCCGCTGCCGCCCGACTCGCAGTGGCTGGTGGTCGACGGCACCGTCGACACGCTCGAGGGAACCACGGGCAAGGCGCTCGTCGGTGTGACGGTCGAGGACGAGCGCGGTGTCCTCAACCAGCTTGGGCCGCGCTCGACCTTGCTCGGGGAGCCGTTCTCCCTCGTCTACGAGGTCCCCCCGGCAGGTAGCGGCACCCTGCGCGTCGTCGCCGTGGACACGCTCGTGAGCGTCGAGGAGCATGCGTTCGACGAAAGTGCCCAGCAGTCGATCGCTAGCGGCGTCATGCTCGCCCCGGCCGAGCTATCGATCACCGGGGTGCGCACCGTCGCCCGCTCCGAGGGCATCAGGTCGGCGTCGCAGGCGAAGAACGCGCCGAGCACGCCCGTCGCCGTCGACGTGGACGGCTGGTCCGCCGGCCTGCACCAGGAGGGCAGGATCCTCCAGGCGGAGGTCGAGAGCACGATGTCCCCGACAACGGGCTCCCTGGACCTGCGGTCGAAGATGGAGGTGTACCCCTGGGCGAGCGCGCCGGCCCGGCTGGTGGCACGGGCCTGGCCGGCGCCGGGCCCCGTCCCCGTCGTCGCGAGCCACGCGCTGCGCGACCGCCTGGACGGCACGGGGCGCGCCCTGACGATGAGCATCAACGGGGTCAACGTCCACGCCCGGGTCGTGCGCTACGTCGACCACGTCCCGGGGGCGCCCCGCGGGATCGCGATCCTCGCGGACCACACGACGCTCACGCGCGCGGTGCTCGAGAGCGGCGGCTCCCCCGGCATGGTCGACGCGTGGTGGGTCGCCGCACCCGCGGCGACGAGTGCCACCGTCGCCGCCGGGTTGAGCGACGTCGACGCCGTCGTGCGCACCCGTGCGGGCGAGCAGGACAAGGCGCTCACCGGACCGATCAGTGTCGCGGTGCCCGTCGCACTGTCCCTCGTGGGCTTCTCGGCAGCGCTCCTCGTCCTGATCGGCGCGGGCTCGGTCGCGGCGGCGTCGGTGCGCGCCCGCCGGCTCGAGCTGGCGCGCCTGCAGGCCATCGGCGCCTCCCGCCCCGGGCTGGTCGGCGGCCTGCTCGCCGAGAGCACGGTCCTGATCGTCGTCGGCGCGCTCGCCGGGGTGCTGGCGGGCTACGGCCTGGCCGCGGTCGTCGCACCCCTGCTCACGATGTCGCCCGACGGCCGCACCCCCGCCCCGGAACCCTGGCTCGTGTGGGCCTGGGGCGACCAGGCCCTGCAGACGTTCGCCGTCGCCGCGGGCGCGTCGGCAGTCGTCGCGGCGATGGTCGTCGCCGGGGTGCGCCGCACCTCCGGGGCGGCCCTGCGGATGGGAGACGACCGATGA
- a CDS encoding ABC transporter ATP-binding protein — protein sequence MTATTTDPRSADRTGDGPLVLVEHVDRTFGSGHAAVHALQDISLEVAPGELVALVGRSGSGKTTLLNTIGGLDRPDAGRIVVAGREVSSLDERGLVSLRRDVVAFVFQTFGLVPVLTAAENVGVPLRMRRTPVAEREARVELLLDLVGLGPHAKQRPGQLSGGQQQRVAIARALANSPRLLIADEPTGQLDSETGRAVMALIRAVVEAEGMTAIVSTHDPVMVALADRVVHLADGRLVNR from the coding sequence ATGACCGCCACCACGACCGACCCGCGCAGTGCGGACCGCACGGGCGACGGGCCCCTCGTGCTCGTGGAGCACGTGGACCGCACCTTCGGCTCCGGCCACGCAGCGGTGCACGCGCTGCAGGACATCTCGCTCGAGGTGGCCCCGGGTGAGCTGGTCGCCCTCGTCGGACGCTCCGGGTCCGGCAAGACGACGCTGCTCAACACGATCGGCGGGCTCGACCGGCCCGACGCCGGGCGCATCGTCGTGGCCGGGCGCGAGGTGTCGTCGCTGGACGAGCGGGGTCTGGTGTCGCTGCGGCGCGACGTCGTCGCGTTCGTGTTCCAGACGTTCGGTCTCGTCCCCGTGCTGACGGCCGCCGAGAACGTGGGTGTGCCGCTACGGATGCGGCGCACACCCGTCGCCGAGCGCGAGGCGCGCGTCGAGCTGCTGCTCGACCTCGTGGGCCTGGGTCCGCACGCCAAGCAGCGACCGGGGCAGCTGTCGGGAGGTCAGCAGCAGCGCGTCGCGATCGCCCGTGCGCTCGCGAACTCCCCGCGGCTGCTCATCGCCGACGAGCCGACGGGCCAGCTCGACTCCGAGACGGGCCGCGCCGTCATGGCGCTCATCCGTGCGGTCGTCGAGGCCGAGGGCATGACCGCGATCGTGTCGACCCACGACCCGGTGATGGTGGCGCTGGCGGACCGCGTCGTGCACCTCGCCGACGGTCGTCTCGTCAACCGCTGA
- a CDS encoding ABC transporter ATP-binding protein, with protein MDHRSTVQDAPPTSLAVLEERARARPEAFGRTSLIVCESLVRIYQSEGIEVQALQGLDLLVEEGELVAVVGASGSGKSTLLSVLSGLDVPTAGNVRVAEWDLMTMTARERVEYRRSTVGFVWQQTARNLVPYLTAKENVELPMSLAGRPRQQRRTEAAALLDVLGVAYCADRRPGQMSGGEQQRVAIAVGLANSPRVLFADEPTGELDTATSNDVLEAMRSVNRELGTTVVVVTHDPSVSDHVQRTVEIRDGRTSSEVLRRTATRDDGTEHEVAEEFAVLDRAGRIQLPQEYRETLDLVGRVRLTLEQSHVAVRRGQDAAETDDASSDAHRTGHGRRAR; from the coding sequence ATGGACCACAGGTCGACGGTGCAGGACGCGCCCCCGACGAGCCTCGCCGTGCTGGAGGAACGTGCCCGGGCACGTCCCGAGGCGTTCGGGCGGACGTCGCTGATCGTGTGCGAGTCCCTCGTGCGCATCTACCAGTCCGAGGGCATCGAGGTGCAGGCCCTGCAGGGTCTGGACCTGCTCGTCGAGGAGGGCGAGCTCGTCGCCGTCGTCGGCGCGTCCGGGTCCGGCAAGTCGACGCTGCTGTCGGTGCTGTCGGGGCTCGACGTGCCGACCGCGGGCAACGTGCGGGTCGCCGAGTGGGACCTCATGACGATGACCGCCCGCGAGCGCGTCGAGTACCGCCGCTCCACCGTCGGGTTCGTGTGGCAGCAGACGGCGCGGAACCTCGTGCCGTACCTGACGGCCAAGGAGAACGTCGAGCTGCCCATGTCGCTCGCCGGTCGCCCCCGGCAGCAGCGGCGCACCGAGGCCGCGGCCCTCCTCGACGTGCTGGGCGTCGCGTACTGCGCCGACCGGCGGCCCGGCCAGATGTCCGGCGGCGAGCAGCAGCGCGTCGCGATCGCGGTCGGCCTGGCCAACTCCCCGCGCGTCCTGTTCGCCGACGAGCCCACCGGCGAGCTCGACACCGCGACGTCGAACGACGTCCTCGAGGCGATGCGCTCGGTCAACCGCGAGCTGGGCACGACCGTCGTCGTCGTCACGCACGACCCGAGCGTCAGCGACCACGTGCAGCGCACCGTCGAGATCCGCGACGGCCGTACGAGCTCGGAGGTCCTGCGCCGCACCGCGACGCGCGACGACGGGACCGAGCACGAGGTCGCCGAGGAGTTCGCCGTCCTGGACCGCGCAGGACGCATCCAGCTGCCCCAGGAGTACCGCGAGACCCTCGACCTGGTCGGGCGCGTGCGCCTCACGCTCGAGCAGTCGCACGTCGCGGTCCGTCGGGGCCAGGACGCCGCGGAGACGGACGACGCCTCGTCCGACGCGCACCGCACCGGACACGGACGGAGAGCCCGATGA